TGCATTAAGTAAGCTAAATTTACCACCTGACTTAATAAGAAGTTTATACATATCGTAATAAAATTCACAATAGAATTAAGTTCCAGTTTTATGTCAAAAGTGCAAACTTTTGGGGTACAATTTAACAAGCTTTTCACTAGATATTGTTCCATTGCTACTCATAGTCACATTACTCATATATGTTACATATTTTAACCCTCGTTGCTTTGTTCTCCATGCAAATATCTTAAACTTAACTGAAGTTTCCAAGCCAACAACGAAATTGATACTTCTACTGCCAATCTCTTGCCAAAATAGCTCATCAACAATATACATTTGGACTTCGTTTCTTGTAATATTTTTGTGGCCTTGGTAGATTCCTTTTGTAGAATATTTACCCACAACAAGACCATTGTAATTCAAGGCCAAGTTGATATCATTATAGTAAATGCTCATCCCTTTGTTGGGATTGAAAATTTCAAGGTTTAAGAGCACAGAACTGTTCCCACTATGGAGAGAAGAATTCTTGATGTTGAGGGCAAGAAAAGAGAAATCAACTATTGTGAAAATTGGATTTTTTGGAACCAAACAAAGCCATATGACGACAGAGATCAAACATAAGATAGCTACAACTTGGAAGAACCAACAGTAGAGATCGAAAGAATGTTTGGATGTTCTTCGATGATTCATTTTTGGTCAAATACGTAGTACAGAGGTTACAAATTAGAAAATAGAAATGGAAGAGGTTCAAGAAATTGAAGAAGCAAAAAGTGTATCTTTAAAGTTCATGAAGACTATATTTATAATTGATCATGCTGTTATATATAGTCTGCTTAGAAACCTTAGTGGGAACGATAGCAAAAAAAGTACTTTATTTGTGTTGCATGGTTGTGATCTACTCAGCTCATGGACACTTTTTTAAAGAAGCAAATTAATTGGATGGATATTCATATGCCTACACCAAAATGACGCTGGAAAGTAAATGTAAAAAGGACAATGTCTACTTTCAAGCCAATTATTATTATCCATTGAAACTTAAAGATGAAGCAGAATTCATGTTAAAACTATTCAAGAAATAGTGCTGGCAGCCTTATGATCCTCAAATATATGCCATAATTTTTAACACTTACATTACTTTTTTCCCATTTCAgctaaaaatgtttttttttttttgtgaatctTATACATCCATGGTTTTTCAACATGTTAATTATGATATCATGTTACAAACAGTGAAAATGTCATAGTACACAATCTAATTAAGGCCCCTCCCCTTATTAAGTGATTCAATACAATCTAGTTATGATTATTGGATGTGCCCACTACTAAGGGTTCTGGTGAAATGAATAAGATCTCTCCGCTCTTAAACAGAAGTCTCCATTTCAAGCTTCTGGGAATGAAAAAAAACATGCTAAAGAAGGCATTCCCTTTAATTGGCAACACGAGAGACGTGCATTaaaggaggaagaaaaaaaCAGAGGTGCCCTTGCCTTTTAGAGCAATTGTGGAATGGAAAGAATTGACTGTTTTTATACAGCCCAATACAAACCAAAAACGAAAATTCAATGAGATGAAAACATGAATTGAAATGTCCTAATTGAAATATTCTGGACATCTCTTATCTATGTAACCAGCCAAGATCATACCATCTTGTCCTACTCCAACAGGACAATTAGCATGCATCCTATGATGTTTACTTTTCCACGACCATATCTTAAATCGAATCCTCGCTGTTAATTCTACCCTGAAAACCACCGTTCCTCGAGACCGGTCATCAAGCATTTGCTGCCACTGTGTTCCGGTCACCGTGACCATGGGTCCAGAAAATGTACCCGCAAGAACAGTAGTGTTTTTAGGTAGCTGATAAAATGGAGTCAACAATTGGGAATTCCCAATACTCTGTTCTTGATAAGTTGCTGTCATCTGCATTGCATCATAAAAGATCCCAATAACTTGATTTGAATTTCGTGCTGTCACATTAAAGTTGATTTGGGCACTTTCAGGTCCAATTCCCTGACTTATAGCTGGAATTGAGAAGTCATGTAGGAAAATTCTTGGACGATGAGGGCGCAAACCTAGCCATAAAATAAACGCGATGATTCCAAGAATAGAAAGAAGGGTTAGGAAAATTGTACAAACTAATTTGGATACTCTAGTAGTTAGACTCTCTTTAATATGGTGAGCGTAGTATCGAGCCGAGTGGTGCCTCCTTACAGGGTGGTCTTGATCTACATAAACAGGCCTCCTTACAGGGTGGTCTTGATCTACATAAACAGGCAACTCGTGCGTGTTATCCATTTTCGCAGGATACATGGTTGAGATTAATGTTGTTCTTGAGGTTGAAGAGCATGACCAAATTCAGGTGACATGGTTATATGTTAAGGTTAGTTGGCTGGAGGACAAAGTAATGTCAAAGAATATTCAATTATTTCAAGAAAGTAAAGAATAATTAAGATGAACTTGATTCATTCTTGATAGACAAATATTTCTTGTATAGTGACATTTAATTCTTGAAGTCATGTGCAAGTATACTTTGTTCAATAGTACTCACAAAAAATTTTTCTTTCTTGCTAAGTATACTCGTGGAATATACAAGGATATTTCTTTCGGATTGCTCCAAAGTT
The sequence above is a segment of the Solanum dulcamara chromosome 11, daSolDulc1.2, whole genome shotgun sequence genome. Coding sequences within it:
- the LOC129874204 gene encoding LOW QUALITY PROTEIN: NDR1/HIN1-like protein 26 (The sequence of the model RefSeq protein was modified relative to this genomic sequence to represent the inferred CDS: inserted 1 base in 1 codon), translated to MSPEFGHALQPQEXTLISTMYPAKMDNTHELPVYVDQDHPVRRPVYVDQDHPVRRHHSARYYAHHIKESLTTRVSKLVCTIFLTLLSILGIIAFILWLGLRPHRPRIFLHDFSIPAISQGIGPESAQINFNVTARNSNQVIGIFYDAMQMTATYQEQSIGNSQLLTPFYQLPKNTTVLAGTFSGPMVTVTGTQWQQMLDDRSRGTVVFRVELTARIRFKIWSWKSKHHRMHANCPVGVGQDGMILAGYIDKRCPEYFN